From the Cucurbita pepo subsp. pepo cultivar mu-cu-16 chromosome LG05, ASM280686v2, whole genome shotgun sequence genome, one window contains:
- the LOC111794646 gene encoding probable Histone-lysine N-methyltransferase ATXR5 isoform X5 — MTPALSSSSSSSSSSAAAASQRLFRCTASLRRTHAPHRSPSMSPPPRKLKLMAEIMVKAKYAVIERDDYDDVRCEKCRSGDRDDELLLCDKCDKGFHMKCVSPIVVRVPIGSWLCPKCCGQKRVRSFSQKKIIDFFRIQKCKDAESPYLSAQAIKHRRRLRSLVWQKKRRRLLSFLPSEDPDRRLKQMGSLATALTTLQMEFSDDLTYLPGMASRSANQAELEDGGMQVLSKEDIETFELCRTMSRRGECAPLLVVFDTCEGFTVQADDQIKDMTFIAEYTGDVDYLTNREHDDCDSMMTLLSAKHPSRSLVICPDTHGNIARFINGINNHTP; from the exons ATGACTCCGGCTTtgtcctcctcctcctcctcctcctcctcctccgccgccgccgcctcccaGCGGCTTTTCCGCTGCACTGCTTCGCTGCGGCGAACTCACGCGCCTCACCGCTCTCCTTCCATGTCTCCTCCGCCGAGGAAGCTGAAACTAATGGCGGAGATAATGGTCAAGGCTAAGTATGCGGTTATCGAACGGGACGATTACGACGACGTCAGGTGTGAGAAATGTCGCTCCGGCGACCGGGACGATGAGCTGCTGTTGTGTGACAAATGCGATAAGGGATTTCATATGAAATGTGTGAGTCCGATCGTTGTTAGGGTCCCGATTGGATCCTGGCTTTGCCCCAAATGCTGTGGCCAAAAAAGAGTCAGAA GTTTTTCTCAGAAGAAGATTATCGATTTTTTCCGAATTCAGAAATGTAAAGACGCAGAATCTCCATATCTATCCGCTCAAG CTATAAAGCATAGGAGACGACTACGGTCATTGGTGTGgcagaagaaaaggagaagattACTATCATTTCTTCCAAGTGAAGATCCTGATCGCAGATTGAAACAGATGGGTTCACTTGCTACAGCTCTAACAACATTGCAAATGGAGTTCAGTGATGATCTGACGTATTTGCCGGGCATGGCTTCAAGATCTGCTAACCAGGCAGAGCTTGAAGATGGTGGAATGCAG GTTCTTTCCAAAGAGGATATTGAGACCTTTGAACTCTGCAGAACCATGAGCAGAAGAGGCGAATGTGCTCCCCTTTTGGTAGTTTTTGATACATGTGAAGG TTTTACTGTACAAGCCGATGATCAAATTAAGGATATGACTTTTATTGCTGAATATACTGGTGATGTCGATTATCTTACGAACCGCGAACACGATGATTGTGATAGTATGATGACCCTTCTTTCAGCCAAACATCCATCTAGA